The following are encoded in a window of Aquarana catesbeiana isolate 2022-GZ unplaced genomic scaffold, ASM4218655v1 unanchor106, whole genome shotgun sequence genomic DNA:
- the LOC141121310 gene encoding uncharacterized protein isoform X2, protein MGICDLLWRRLCRPLIMSQAEARAFSARKSKAPRETLRHIKNKEKLSRTGTLGPHTFYVQTVASGSRDTGASLYLFSEHNRFGPRTEHLILNESVSSIHNQSAYRIQTQLNLIHPRIFPPLPDLSRKETAEKDVRGIKAECLLKYQLRPTREWQSLSPRVLWSQLNIISPDIGKPILSNVCEGIPSRPPYTVPWWSHRGSAPGEGVLMSQSVSVSSAIS, encoded by the exons ATGGGGATCTGTGACCTGCTGTGGAGGCGCCTGTGCCGGCCTCTTATCATGTCCCAGGCCGAGGCTCGGGCCTTCAGTGCCCGGAAGAGCAAAGCGCCCCGAGAGACCCTCCGACACATCAAGAACAAGGAGAAGCTGAGCCGGACCGGAACCCTCGGGCCCCACACCTTCTATGTACAGACCGTGGCCTCCGGGAGCCGCGACACCGGGGCCTCCCTCTACCTCTTCTCCGAGCACAACCG GTTCGGCCCGAGGACGGAGCACCTGATCCTGAATGAGAGCGTTTCCTCCATCCATAACCAAAGTGCCTACAGAATTCAGACCCAGCTGAACCTCATCCACCCTCGTATCTTCCcgcctctccctgacctctctcggAAG GAGACGGCAGAGAAGGACGTCCGAGGAATTAAAGCAGAATGTCTTCTAAAATACCAGCTGAGACCGACCAGGGAATGGCAGAG TTTATCTCCCCGTGTACTTTGGTCTCAGCTGAACATCATTTCTCCAGACATCGGGAAGCCAATCCTGAGCAATGTGTGTGAAGGGATCCCCTCCAGACCCCCTTATACTGTACCTTGGTGGTCTCACAGGGGCTCAGCTCCCGGGGAAGGTGTTCTAATGTCTCAATCTGTCTCAGTTTCTTCCGCAATCTCCTGA
- the LOC141121310 gene encoding zinc phosphodiesterase ELAC protein 2-like isoform X4, whose translation MGICDLLWRRLCRPLIMSQAEARAFSARKSKAPRETLRHIKNKEKLSRTGTLGPHTFYVQTVASGSRDTGASLYLFSEHNRFGPRTEHLILNESVSSIHNQSAYRIQTQLNLIHPRIFPPLPDLSRKETAEKDVRGIKAECLLKYQLRPTREWQRDMVTSNNGPEFVKEAMKLPGFPDALKLCRRLLEADLQQSAAVSNCGGT comes from the exons ATGGGGATCTGTGACCTGCTGTGGAGGCGCCTGTGCCGGCCTCTTATCATGTCCCAGGCCGAGGCTCGGGCCTTCAGTGCCCGGAAGAGCAAAGCGCCCCGAGAGACCCTCCGACACATCAAGAACAAGGAGAAGCTGAGCCGGACCGGAACCCTCGGGCCCCACACCTTCTATGTACAGACCGTGGCCTCCGGGAGCCGCGACACCGGGGCCTCCCTCTACCTCTTCTCCGAGCACAACCG GTTCGGCCCGAGGACGGAGCACCTGATCCTGAATGAGAGCGTTTCCTCCATCCATAACCAAAGTGCCTACAGAATTCAGACCCAGCTGAACCTCATCCACCCTCGTATCTTCCcgcctctccctgacctctctcggAAG GAGACGGCAGAGAAGGACGTCCGAGGAATTAAAGCAGAATGTCTTCTAAAATACCAGCTGAGACCGACCAGGGAATGGCAGAG GGACATGGTCACCAGTAACAACGGTCCGGAGTTTGTGAAGGAGGCGATGAAGCTGCCGGGATTCCCGGACGCCCTGAAGTTGTGCAGACGGCTGCTAGAGGCCGACCTCCAACAATCTGCGG ctgtcagcaattgtggaggaacctga
- the LOC141121310 gene encoding zinc phosphodiesterase ELAC protein 2-like isoform X3 — protein MGICDLLWRRLCRPLIMSQAEARAFSARKSKAPRETLRHIKNKEKLSRTGTLGPHTFYVQTVASGSRDTGASLYLFSEHNRFGPRTEHLILNESVSSIHNQSAYRIQTQLNLIHPRIFPPLPDLSRKETAEKDVRGIKAECLLKYQLRPTREWQRDMVTSNNGPEFVKEAMKLPGFPDALKLCRRLLEADLQQSAVYLPVYFGLS, from the exons ATGGGGATCTGTGACCTGCTGTGGAGGCGCCTGTGCCGGCCTCTTATCATGTCCCAGGCCGAGGCTCGGGCCTTCAGTGCCCGGAAGAGCAAAGCGCCCCGAGAGACCCTCCGACACATCAAGAACAAGGAGAAGCTGAGCCGGACCGGAACCCTCGGGCCCCACACCTTCTATGTACAGACCGTGGCCTCCGGGAGCCGCGACACCGGGGCCTCCCTCTACCTCTTCTCCGAGCACAACCG GTTCGGCCCGAGGACGGAGCACCTGATCCTGAATGAGAGCGTTTCCTCCATCCATAACCAAAGTGCCTACAGAATTCAGACCCAGCTGAACCTCATCCACCCTCGTATCTTCCcgcctctccctgacctctctcggAAG GAGACGGCAGAGAAGGACGTCCGAGGAATTAAAGCAGAATGTCTTCTAAAATACCAGCTGAGACCGACCAGGGAATGGCAGAG GGACATGGTCACCAGTAACAACGGTCCGGAGTTTGTGAAGGAGGCGATGAAGCTGCCGGGATTCCCGGACGCCCTGAAGTTGTGCAGACGGCTGCTAGAGGCCGACCTCCAACAATCTGCGG TTTATCTCCCCGTGTACTTTGGTCTCAGCTGA